One stretch of Acidobacteriota bacterium DNA includes these proteins:
- a CDS encoding site-2 protease family protein produces the protein MADSEHSPDINFLGPLLHDLFVIDAVYRHGRRIVVTMSYRYERQRTNKLFRERLRLSGYSFTLHESDEHLTLTIDPRRRFRIPVVNLVLFVLTLFSVYFVPVFFKSQAGAATWSEVMDRTLGALGRGAGLEFTLAMISILFVHEMGHFAASRRRGIVTSWPYFIPAPNIIGTFGAIIKSKSPFWNRRDLIEVGAAGPIAGWVVAIAWLIYGLSRSVILPSELVPIDQLAFSLEGESLLMRFLVPIFVGSAPPGSFYVFTEAAFAGWVGLLVTAMNLLPVGQFDGGHIVYGLTMRRQKVLGWIAMIGLLAMGFGSPVWWVFAAFGFIFGVAHPPTMDDRRATSPTARAMGIAAMVILLISFTPVPFR, from the coding sequence ATGGCCGACTCCGAGCACTCACCGGACATCAACTTCCTCGGACCGCTGCTGCACGATCTGTTCGTCATCGACGCCGTGTATCGTCACGGCCGCCGGATCGTCGTAACCATGAGCTACCGCTACGAGCGGCAGCGGACCAACAAGCTTTTCAGGGAACGGCTTCGCCTGTCCGGGTACAGTTTCACGCTGCATGAATCCGACGAGCACCTGACGCTGACGATTGATCCCCGGCGCCGGTTTCGGATCCCCGTGGTCAACCTCGTGCTCTTTGTCCTGACCCTGTTCTCGGTCTACTTCGTCCCCGTCTTCTTCAAGAGCCAGGCCGGCGCGGCCACCTGGTCGGAAGTCATGGACCGGACTCTTGGCGCCCTCGGCCGCGGCGCCGGGCTTGAATTCACCCTGGCCATGATCTCCATCCTGTTCGTTCACGAGATGGGTCACTTCGCGGCCAGTCGGCGGCGCGGGATCGTTACGTCGTGGCCCTACTTCATCCCGGCGCCGAACATCATCGGAACCTTCGGGGCTATCATTAAATCAAAGTCCCCGTTCTGGAACCGCCGGGACCTGATCGAGGTTGGCGCGGCCGGGCCCATTGCCGGGTGGGTGGTGGCTATAGCCTGGCTGATCTACGGCCTGTCACGGAGCGTTATCCTGCCCTCCGAACTCGTGCCGATCGACCAACTGGCCTTCTCTCTGGAGGGGGAATCTCTCCTGATGCGCTTTCTCGTGCCCATATTCGTCGGCAGTGCCCCCCCGGGCTCGTTTTACGTCTTCACGGAAGCTGCCTTCGCCGGGTGGGTGGGACTGCTGGTGACGGCCATGAACCTGCTGCCGGTGGGCCAGTTTGACGGCGGCCATATCGTCTACGGACTGACCATGAGAAGGCAGAAGGTGCTGGGGTGGATTGCGATGATCGGCCTGTTGGCCATGGGCTTTGGCTCTCCGGTCTGGTGGGTCTTTGCCGCCTTCGGATTTATCTTCGGCGTGGCTCACCCGCCGACAATGGATGACCGCCGTGCCACCAGCCCGACGGCACGGGCCATGGGTATCGCGGCTATGGTGATTCTGCTGATTTCCTTTACGCCCGTGCCGTTTCGGTAG
- a CDS encoding SMC family ATPase, producing the protein MRLVSLDIANFRVIRRARLDFPDCVIGIIGPNGAGKSSIVEAIAWALYGHQAARSTKDEIKSSYVASSDTCQADLQFEVNGEHYRVIRRLVGKTERPEAQMYCGTKTEAVGSTETTARVETLLGLDLKGFLTSFLARQAELNALSDLAPHKRREHLAGMLGIERLDSAIDRVKADIRISGEKAGVVQRQLSQRESVELRRQELREHVNLVEKQRDTQAGARAGAQKELLERATIYREHESKKSACSQLSTRLSAQKETAGHLAGQVDRLETEIAQLNEAADELQGLQALLTELEPARGELDRLRQLKTRAAHRADLQEQDEALTKESGELHSKQEQAGRACAQLVGELADIPDQVEQLLASSGTELEQARSAWATVKGETETTRRELSRVKDQIVSINQIGPETVCDRCHRPFGDDLPAIREHLETEQDRLAAALETFDERMAAQQSRGEKLKQRLSELERQARRKIRLQTQLDAARKDEHDLRQRIAALQARQGRVSAQLQEMGEVPSDPVELERVSAKVDQLERTRRRCHELTGSLQRLEPARRELEQVREKLASMQATMKRLAEEFEGLGYDEAVFQQSADDLARAQQAFDKERESLVNLTKELELSTRELALLDDQLSALERSAKELETYRSDQFYGEKLQKLLGDFRTHVIARIRPRLAELSGQLFSEMTAGRYSMVELDRLYNLRILDSTQYYGVARFSGGEKDLANLCLRLSISLALTESAGLERSFVILDEVFGSQDEVRRELIFDSLANLKARFPQMLLITHIEDIRDKVECLVEVERTAAGWSEVRLGGNVV; encoded by the coding sequence ATGCGGCTCGTCTCACTGGATATTGCCAATTTTCGCGTGATCCGGCGCGCCCGCCTGGATTTCCCGGACTGTGTCATCGGTATTATCGGGCCCAACGGGGCAGGGAAATCCTCGATCGTGGAGGCGATTGCGTGGGCTTTGTACGGTCATCAGGCGGCTCGCTCGACCAAAGATGAGATCAAGTCGTCGTATGTTGCGTCCTCAGACACCTGTCAGGCTGACCTTCAGTTCGAAGTCAACGGGGAGCATTACCGGGTGATCCGTCGCCTGGTGGGAAAAACTGAGCGGCCAGAGGCGCAAATGTACTGCGGCACGAAGACCGAAGCAGTCGGGAGCACCGAGACAACGGCGCGGGTCGAGACGTTGCTGGGGCTGGATCTGAAAGGGTTTCTGACGTCGTTCCTGGCACGACAAGCGGAGCTCAATGCGCTGTCGGATCTGGCGCCGCACAAGCGGCGTGAACATCTGGCCGGGATGCTGGGCATCGAACGGCTGGATAGCGCCATTGACAGGGTCAAGGCGGATATCCGGATCAGCGGCGAGAAAGCCGGCGTCGTACAGCGGCAGCTCTCGCAGAGAGAGAGTGTCGAACTCAGACGGCAGGAGCTTCGGGAGCACGTAAACCTTGTTGAAAAACAACGCGATACGCAGGCGGGAGCACGGGCGGGGGCCCAGAAAGAGCTGCTTGAACGTGCGACGATTTACCGGGAGCACGAATCAAAAAAGTCGGCGTGCTCCCAGCTCTCGACCCGGCTTTCGGCCCAGAAGGAAACAGCCGGTCACCTGGCCGGGCAGGTCGACAGGCTCGAAACCGAGATCGCGCAACTTAACGAGGCAGCCGACGAACTGCAAGGACTCCAGGCTTTGCTGACCGAGTTGGAACCGGCCCGCGGCGAACTTGACAGGCTCAGGCAACTGAAGACTCGCGCCGCTCACCGGGCCGACTTGCAGGAACAGGACGAGGCGCTCACGAAGGAGAGCGGGGAACTGCACAGCAAGCAGGAACAGGCCGGCCGCGCTTGCGCTCAACTGGTCGGCGAGCTGGCTGATATTCCGGACCAGGTGGAGCAACTCCTGGCTTCATCGGGGACGGAGCTCGAGCAGGCGCGCTCGGCGTGGGCCACGGTCAAAGGGGAGACGGAGACAACCCGGCGCGAGCTGTCCCGCGTAAAGGACCAGATTGTCTCGATCAATCAGATCGGTCCCGAGACGGTCTGCGATCGATGTCACCGGCCGTTCGGCGACGACCTGCCGGCTATACGAGAGCACCTCGAGACTGAACAGGACCGTCTTGCGGCGGCGCTCGAGACGTTCGACGAGCGGATGGCCGCCCAGCAGTCGCGGGGCGAAAAACTTAAACAGCGCCTTTCCGAACTCGAGCGGCAGGCCAGGCGGAAGATCCGGCTGCAAACGCAACTGGATGCCGCCCGGAAAGACGAGCACGACCTGAGACAACGCATAGCAGCGCTGCAGGCGCGGCAGGGACGGGTATCGGCACAGTTGCAGGAGATGGGGGAGGTTCCCTCCGATCCGGTTGAGCTGGAGAGAGTCTCCGCGAAAGTGGATCAACTCGAACGCACCCGCCGGCGATGCCATGAATTGACTGGCAGCCTGCAACGACTCGAACCGGCCCGGCGTGAACTTGAGCAAGTGCGGGAGAAGCTCGCCTCGATGCAAGCCACCATGAAACGACTGGCGGAAGAATTCGAGGGTCTGGGCTACGATGAGGCAGTTTTCCAACAGTCCGCCGATGACCTGGCAAGGGCTCAGCAGGCGTTTGACAAAGAACGGGAATCGCTGGTCAACCTCACCAAGGAGCTTGAACTGTCAACACGAGAGCTGGCGTTGCTTGACGATCAACTCTCGGCACTGGAGCGGTCGGCGAAGGAACTGGAAACATACCGGTCGGATCAGTTCTATGGCGAGAAGCTTCAGAAACTGCTGGGCGACTTTCGCACCCACGTGATCGCGCGGATCAGGCCGCGCCTGGCCGAGCTGTCCGGTCAGTTGTTCTCGGAGATGACGGCCGGACGGTACAGCATGGTGGAGTTGGACAGGCTGTATAATCTCAGGATCCTGGATTCGACGCAGTATTACGGCGTGGCTCGTTTCTCCGGCGGTGAGAAGGATCTGGCCAACCTGTGCCTGCGCCTGTCGATATCCCTGGCGCTGACGGAGTCAGCCGGGCTGGAACGTTCGTTTGTCATCCTGGACGAGGTGTTCGGATCTCAGGACGAGGTGCGCCGCGAATTGATTTTCGACAGCCTGGCAAATCTCAAAGCACGGTTTCCGCAAATGTTGCTGATTACCCATATCGAGGACATCCGGGACAAGGTCGAGTGCCTGGTCGAGGTGGAGCGCACGGCCGCCGGGTGGTCCGAAGTCAGACTCGGGGGCAATGTCGTCTAA
- a CDS encoding dockerin type I domain-containing protein, with product MSSAAFAGGVGPERKAIVDNTVNLSTGDKELTSPALTPPDVIHKDLADLKQMPTPVKTPPQGTAPDTTTCDFISYWDPATAFDFSWDVNDGSAIAMRFDIPNEYYAEVYGSMMWIWDIIDGDGLGVPDVVISVYDDAGGIPGNLLYQESWNTGAITYGVNHGYYYFPFATPVQITGSNYHIAWSCSGGDPTDEVLYDSDDGGYVAMGGTATGTGRGSIYDPVDLVWYSNIANWGGAVDPNYDIYADYCIFYSDCFWADGLAGGTGYVGLWINPDPDWASGRLLNGFAARFVSEGPDTVKTVRVQHLIPAWFFGDLVGYDATSTNTFEVSIWPDDGMGNIDMVAGPLATETYPGGLANLFPVTGNIDIGIPWENLYVDFTSHNLVVIGPWHASIKMTSDDQSTGFVLLGLNSIASNPGMTGASVNFMDVPGVLQWERTGLSVGWLDEGGGEEQGALVRVELCRDEFYICENQALNMTGAQYFWAFGETGWAQRVKGAPINRVEKVGFYYYDIAGDGLAQAVVNIHADGGAAGPGALIASYPVPSPVFYSGWTEVVIPGGIQVLGDFYVAIMYDFSAGGNASCITEDRTGIRVNGGAWYQYGGTWYSIFEEDGYYDNLIAEVYFCSVPVTEFVCVPGDDWSTVAHDFARTGHSMDAIGDAWCDLNLNWQWEHPTLGVITSGPIIWDDYVVQAFSSAVSGGYYIFDLVSGALLDQIDVSAFPNAIGGNIRCIPTIVDVYIDDGGTPVQKPVLFVAGGTAAAVSAYDMTTVGGPIVQVWEATPANTGGGFELMNSIRYGNFIVLDDGSQEVFYFSDDAGWIYAANAADGLPYAGWAGNGYKVQMIGNTLRSGATDGNNLYFSLFTTGVEGDVVALYAFSGDLVWSLAAGDGLQADDLYGVEEYIPGTETFNSGVSYYDGELYCSSNSTSANVNNAYEGCFYRLASLDGSVLSTDFSQRTLTTHPIVDAARVFLLTTYTWGADFGVLGGSVLAYSRFTGQLDYATTPPTIAGAAWENWIRFEGVMSCEPDGRPDILMGFSGGTSGDLGYLSFFDAETGEELFNRRIDHGAANNQGASGAMGVDSYGEVHVVFADAWGTLYDLTKGADRPRLEILKWTDAVAVPFGSPYDTLITFEEVYTNSGCTEDLIVTLVADEAANTTTPGGAPGFSTVREGFAALTEGMADQMTLGSSPFKKPAYRSVPAIDFETWVDPRADAGRSTVNSAALGVPIFLIESSPGDVFEPAGGGFVTAPGDLADITVHVNGPEVSRGPHPFFVEFAAHNDPDYFFNDNTRMPQVTLTLVGGCLMDTTRLYFGVGAANEQIVVNSARMGTGDWGVNLSIDGYVAGNYQGFYAYGVSQRRLALNSQDWWTGGGEVNGWWSIQPDPNIIDESCKPALVPDQLLGEIWDAATSAYVEVRGDVIYKGYVDSVQNFDDGAGGWDWDLLKEAPFDNDSTMGLQAVTKTFGAVDMLVPEYALLNNVHVEIIQFHERNGNAVPGWKFGGFFDHDFYSDWNPDGFDTTFIDRDVSAAWVTDGANPAGAQMGFIKLPFGPGFEPIKNVTPLERQQCVTSADRIYFDSLFFYWSQPPGQTYGHDMDGADDQDAAYCYIEHDFEENGTLKFAIATFTVDGIANTAVADEKVADLAILVNKWVGFGRGDVNDDGKVCLSDIICLAEYVNLIGPGPYPFKHLGDVDGDGDIDAADVQYMVDYYFNYGPGPIGDWTIDGLS from the coding sequence TTGTCTAGCGCTGCCTTTGCAGGCGGAGTTGGTCCCGAGCGGAAGGCTATTGTTGACAACACTGTCAACCTGAGCACCGGCGACAAGGAGCTCACTTCCCCGGCCCTTACGCCACCGGATGTGATCCATAAGGATCTGGCTGACCTTAAGCAGATGCCAACTCCGGTGAAGACCCCGCCGCAGGGAACCGCGCCCGACACCACGACCTGCGACTTCATCAGCTACTGGGACCCGGCCACGGCGTTCGACTTTAGCTGGGATGTGAATGACGGATCGGCGATTGCCATGCGCTTTGACATCCCGAACGAGTACTACGCCGAGGTCTACGGTTCCATGATGTGGATCTGGGACATCATCGACGGCGACGGCTTAGGTGTTCCCGATGTCGTGATCAGCGTGTACGACGATGCCGGCGGTATCCCGGGCAACCTGTTGTACCAGGAGTCCTGGAACACCGGCGCCATCACGTACGGAGTCAACCACGGGTACTACTACTTCCCGTTCGCGACTCCCGTGCAGATCACCGGCTCGAACTACCACATCGCGTGGTCGTGCTCTGGTGGAGACCCCACTGATGAGGTACTCTACGACTCGGATGACGGTGGCTACGTCGCGATGGGCGGTACGGCAACCGGCACGGGCAGAGGCTCGATCTACGACCCGGTGGACTTGGTGTGGTATTCCAACATAGCGAATTGGGGCGGCGCTGTTGACCCCAACTACGACATCTATGCCGACTACTGCATCTTCTACTCGGACTGCTTCTGGGCCGATGGCCTGGCTGGCGGTACCGGGTACGTGGGTCTCTGGATTAACCCGGATCCTGACTGGGCGAGCGGCCGTTTGCTCAACGGTTTTGCGGCGCGGTTCGTCTCCGAAGGTCCGGACACGGTCAAGACGGTCAGAGTCCAGCACCTGATCCCGGCCTGGTTCTTTGGCGACCTTGTAGGCTATGATGCCACGAGCACCAATACCTTCGAGGTCTCCATCTGGCCGGATGACGGCATGGGTAACATCGACATGGTAGCCGGCCCGCTGGCAACGGAAACGTATCCGGGCGGACTGGCCAACCTCTTCCCTGTTACCGGCAACATCGATATCGGCATCCCGTGGGAGAACCTCTATGTCGACTTCACATCCCACAACCTTGTGGTGATCGGCCCGTGGCATGCCAGTATCAAGATGACCAGCGACGATCAGTCGACCGGCTTCGTGCTGCTTGGTCTGAACTCAATCGCCAGCAACCCAGGCATGACCGGCGCATCCGTGAACTTCATGGACGTCCCGGGCGTGCTCCAGTGGGAGCGCACCGGGCTGAGCGTCGGCTGGCTGGACGAAGGTGGCGGTGAAGAGCAAGGAGCACTGGTCCGTGTCGAACTGTGTAGGGACGAATTCTACATTTGCGAGAATCAGGCCCTTAATATGACAGGAGCCCAGTACTTTTGGGCATTTGGCGAGACCGGCTGGGCCCAGAGAGTCAAGGGCGCACCGATCAATCGCGTTGAGAAAGTCGGCTTCTACTATTACGACATAGCCGGCGACGGTTTGGCCCAAGCCGTGGTCAACATTCACGCTGACGGCGGCGCGGCCGGACCCGGCGCTCTTATCGCGAGCTATCCGGTGCCGAGCCCTGTGTTCTACTCTGGGTGGACGGAAGTGGTAATCCCCGGGGGCATTCAGGTCCTCGGTGACTTCTATGTCGCTATTATGTATGACTTTTCAGCCGGCGGTAACGCATCGTGCATAACCGAAGACCGGACTGGCATACGGGTCAACGGCGGCGCGTGGTACCAATACGGAGGTACGTGGTACTCCATTTTCGAAGAGGATGGATACTACGACAACCTGATAGCAGAAGTCTACTTCTGCTCTGTCCCCGTCACCGAGTTCGTCTGTGTGCCCGGTGACGATTGGTCCACGGTTGCTCACGACTTCGCCCGTACCGGCCACTCCATGGACGCTATTGGCGACGCCTGGTGCGACCTGAACCTTAACTGGCAGTGGGAGCACCCGACCTTGGGTGTCATCACTTCCGGTCCGATCATCTGGGACGACTATGTAGTGCAGGCCTTCTCGTCCGCCGTGTCGGGTGGGTACTACATCTTCGACCTGGTTTCGGGCGCTCTTCTTGATCAGATTGACGTCAGTGCGTTCCCGAATGCCATCGGCGGCAACATCCGCTGCATCCCGACCATTGTCGATGTCTATATCGACGATGGCGGCACGCCGGTGCAGAAGCCGGTCCTGTTCGTGGCCGGCGGTACGGCTGCGGCCGTGTCGGCCTATGACATGACCACTGTCGGCGGTCCGATTGTGCAGGTGTGGGAGGCCACGCCGGCGAACACCGGCGGCGGTTTCGAGCTGATGAACTCCATCCGGTACGGTAACTTTATCGTTCTGGATGACGGTAGCCAGGAAGTGTTCTACTTCTCTGACGACGCAGGCTGGATCTACGCGGCGAACGCCGCCGACGGCCTGCCGTACGCGGGGTGGGCCGGCAATGGTTACAAGGTTCAGATGATCGGTAACACGCTGCGTTCCGGTGCCACCGACGGCAACAACCTCTACTTCTCTCTCTTCACAACCGGTGTCGAGGGTGACGTAGTGGCTCTGTACGCCTTCTCTGGTGATCTGGTCTGGAGCCTTGCGGCCGGCGACGGTCTGCAGGCAGACGACCTGTACGGTGTGGAGGAATACATCCCCGGCACCGAGACGTTCAACTCCGGCGTTTCGTACTATGATGGCGAACTGTACTGCAGTTCCAACTCGACGAGCGCCAACGTGAACAACGCCTACGAAGGTTGTTTCTATCGCCTGGCTTCCCTCGACGGTAGTGTCCTGAGCACGGACTTCTCGCAGCGCACCCTGACGACACATCCGATCGTCGATGCGGCTCGAGTATTCCTGCTCACCACCTATACGTGGGGAGCCGATTTCGGCGTGCTCGGCGGTTCGGTACTGGCTTACAGCCGGTTTACCGGCCAGCTTGACTACGCCACCACACCTCCGACGATAGCCGGAGCGGCGTGGGAGAACTGGATCCGGTTCGAAGGCGTCATGAGCTGCGAGCCGGACGGCCGTCCGGACATCCTCATGGGATTCTCCGGCGGCACCTCGGGTGACCTCGGTTACCTGTCCTTCTTCGACGCTGAAACCGGCGAAGAGCTGTTCAACCGTCGTATTGACCACGGTGCCGCCAACAACCAGGGCGCCTCGGGTGCCATGGGTGTTGACTCCTATGGTGAAGTTCACGTGGTCTTTGCCGACGCATGGGGCACTCTGTACGACCTGACAAAGGGTGCGGATCGTCCGCGTCTTGAGATTCTCAAGTGGACGGACGCTGTCGCCGTGCCGTTTGGCTCGCCGTACGACACCCTCATCACGTTTGAGGAAGTGTACACCAACAGCGGGTGCACGGAAGATCTCATCGTGACGCTGGTGGCCGATGAAGCCGCTAACACCACCACTCCTGGTGGCGCTCCCGGCTTCAGCACCGTCCGTGAGGGCTTTGCCGCCCTGACCGAAGGGATGGCCGACCAGATGACTCTGGGCAGCTCGCCCTTCAAGAAGCCGGCCTACCGCAGCGTACCGGCGATCGACTTCGAAACCTGGGTCGATCCTCGCGCTGACGCTGGACGCAGCACTGTCAACAGCGCTGCTCTCGGTGTGCCGATCTTCTTGATCGAATCGTCACCTGGTGACGTCTTCGAACCGGCAGGCGGTGGCTTCGTCACGGCTCCCGGTGATCTGGCCGACATTACGGTGCACGTCAACGGTCCGGAAGTGTCTCGCGGCCCGCATCCCTTCTTTGTCGAGTTCGCGGCGCACAACGATCCGGACTACTTCTTTAACGACAACACCCGTATGCCGCAGGTCACGCTTACGCTGGTCGGTGGCTGCTTGATGGATACCACCAGGCTGTACTTCGGCGTTGGTGCTGCCAACGAGCAGATCGTCGTCAACAGCGCCCGTATGGGTACCGGTGACTGGGGCGTGAACCTTTCAATTGACGGCTACGTTGCCGGCAACTACCAGGGCTTTTACGCCTACGGCGTGAGCCAGCGTCGTCTTGCGCTCAACTCGCAGGATTGGTGGACCGGCGGCGGTGAAGTCAACGGTTGGTGGTCCATACAGCCGGATCCGAACATTATCGACGAGTCGTGCAAACCGGCTCTGGTCCCCGACCAGCTGCTCGGCGAGATCTGGGACGCCGCGACGTCAGCCTATGTCGAGGTCCGCGGTGACGTCATCTACAAGGGCTACGTCGACTCCGTCCAGAACTTCGACGACGGTGCCGGTGGTTGGGATTGGGATCTCCTCAAAGAGGCCCCGTTTGACAACGACTCAACCATGGGTCTGCAGGCCGTCACCAAGACGTTCGGCGCAGTCGATATGCTCGTTCCCGAGTACGCTCTGCTTAACAACGTCCATGTAGAGATCATCCAGTTCCATGAGCGCAACGGCAACGCTGTGCCCGGTTGGAAGTTTGGCGGGTTCTTCGACCACGACTTCTACTCCGACTGGAACCCGGATGGCTTTGACACCACGTTCATCGATCGTGATGTCTCGGCTGCCTGGGTAACAGACGGTGCGAACCCGGCAGGCGCCCAGATGGGCTTCATCAAGCTGCCGTTCGGCCCCGGCTTCGAGCCGATAAAGAACGTCACGCCGTTGGAGCGCCAGCAGTGCGTTACCTCGGCGGATCGCATTTACTTCGACTCGCTGTTCTTCTACTGGAGTCAGCCTCCGGGTCAGACGTACGGTCACGACATGGACGGTGCGGACGATCAGGATGCGGCCTACTGCTACATTGAGCATGACTTCGAGGAGAACGGAACCCTCAAGTTCGCCATCGCTACCTTCACCGTTGACGGAATCGCTAATACTGCGGTCGCCGACGAGAAGGTTGCGGATCTGGCCATACTGGTGAACAAGTGGGTCGGCTTCGGTCGCGGCGACGTAAATGATGACGGCAAGGTCTGCCTGTCCGACATCATTTGCCTGGCCGAGTATGTCAACTTAATTGGCCCGGGTCCGTATCCGTTCAAGCACCTGGGTGACGTTGACGGCGACGGCGACATCGACGCCGCGGATGTTCAGTACATGGTTGATTACTACTTCAACTATGGTCCTGGTCCAATTGGCGACTGGACAATCGACGGTCTGAGCTAA
- a CDS encoding thermonuclease family protein, with protein MSSKRTSKRKRLLTISVVLVLALLIVAFRLVEEIGRERRPSDRFVVARVLDGDTVELRGGDRLRLLAIDTPEKGDPLFDEATRLLDSLAVGETAVIRFAEQRRDRYGRLLGYLYVDTLFVNRVILERGLGYLYLFGDSRLDSPAIRQLLEAQRRAMEERSGLWGIDYAPEDRYIARQGSFRLHRPGCRSVQELAPGTYRVFATREEGLAIGLSPCRNCKP; from the coding sequence ATGTCGTCTAAACGCACAAGCAAACGCAAACGGCTGCTGACGATATCGGTAGTGCTCGTGCTGGCCCTGCTGATTGTAGCCTTCCGGCTGGTCGAGGAGATCGGCCGGGAACGCAGACCGTCGGACAGGTTCGTGGTGGCCAGAGTGCTCGACGGTGATACCGTGGAACTGCGCGGAGGTGACCGGCTCCGGTTGCTGGCCATCGATACGCCGGAGAAGGGTGACCCGTTGTTTGACGAGGCCACGCGACTTCTGGATTCCCTGGCCGTGGGAGAGACGGCTGTAATCCGGTTCGCCGAGCAACGGCGGGACCGCTACGGACGGTTGCTCGGTTACCTCTACGTGGACACGCTGTTCGTAAACCGGGTGATCCTGGAAAGAGGGCTCGGGTACCTGTATCTTTTCGGGGACAGTCGGCTCGACAGTCCCGCGATACGGCAGCTTCTCGAGGCACAGCGCCGGGCGATGGAAGAGAGGTCGGGTCTGTGGGGAATCGACTACGCTCCCGAAGACCGGTATATCGCCAGACAGGGTTCGTTCCGTCTGCACCGTCCGGGCTGCCGGTCGGTGCAGGAACTCGCGCCCGGAACCTACCGTGTATTTGCCACCCGCGAAGAGGGATTGGCGATCGGTCTTTCGCCGTGCCGCAACTGCAAACCGTGA
- a CDS encoding sigma-54 dependent transcriptional regulator produces MPSILVVEDKDSMRNMLCQTLVEEGYRVDTAEHGKKALDLVRNKSYDLVLTDLRMPDIDGLDVLSGVKEIDEETSVILMTAYGTIEDAVTAMKKGAYDFITKPFDTEHLCVLIGRALENRRLVAENTLLRQELFADQGFANIIGKNHKLVELCELVKKVAVSDASVLLDGESGTGKELFGRAIHSLSNRKDGPYIAINCAAIPRELLENELFGSEKGAFTGAHARKMGKFEIANTGTAFLDEIGDMDIALQAKLLRILQQKNFERLGGTKTVDVDVRVIAATNMDLKELIRQKKFREDLYYRLSVFPLHIPALRERLDDVPALAEYFIEKYCREMKKPPRSLTRDALNLLEKYHWPGNVRELENTIERAVILAEGKKISPEHLAIRIRRTDEIQLREGAGLKEIGSHAQAQAERGTIIRVLKEVRGNKRKCAKVLKIDYTTLFDKMKRYGITDKDLA; encoded by the coding sequence GTGCCCAGCATACTGGTCGTCGAAGACAAAGATTCCATGCGCAATATGCTCTGCCAGACTCTGGTGGAGGAGGGATACCGCGTCGATACGGCCGAGCACGGGAAGAAGGCCCTCGACCTGGTGCGGAACAAGTCCTACGATCTGGTGCTGACGGATCTGAGGATGCCTGATATCGACGGACTGGACGTGCTCTCCGGCGTCAAGGAGATCGACGAGGAGACGTCGGTCATCCTCATGACGGCGTACGGCACGATCGAGGACGCCGTGACGGCCATGAAGAAGGGGGCGTATGATTTCATTACGAAGCCGTTCGACACCGAACACCTTTGCGTGCTGATCGGCCGTGCCCTCGAGAACCGGCGGCTGGTGGCCGAGAACACACTGCTGAGGCAGGAGCTTTTCGCCGACCAGGGGTTTGCCAACATCATTGGCAAGAACCACAAGCTGGTCGAGTTGTGCGAGCTGGTGAAGAAAGTGGCCGTCTCCGATGCTTCGGTGCTTCTCGACGGGGAATCAGGGACCGGCAAGGAGCTGTTTGGGCGGGCGATTCACTCCCTGTCCAACCGCAAGGACGGACCGTACATCGCCATAAACTGTGCGGCCATTCCCCGGGAGTTGCTCGAGAATGAGCTGTTCGGTTCGGAGAAGGGGGCATTTACGGGGGCGCATGCCCGCAAGATGGGCAAGTTCGAGATTGCCAACACCGGCACGGCCTTTCTTGACGAAATCGGGGACATGGATATCGCGCTGCAGGCCAAACTGCTGCGTATCCTCCAACAGAAGAATTTCGAACGCCTCGGCGGCACGAAAACGGTCGACGTCGACGTGCGCGTCATCGCGGCAACCAACATGGATCTCAAGGAACTGATCCGGCAGAAGAAATTCCGGGAGGACCTGTACTACCGTCTGTCGGTGTTTCCGCTGCACATTCCCGCCCTGAGAGAGCGCCTCGATGACGTCCCGGCCCTGGCCGAGTACTTCATCGAGAAATACTGCCGCGAGATGAAGAAACCGCCGCGGTCGCTCACGCGTGACGCCCTGAACCTTCTGGAGAAGTATCACTGGCCGGGCAACGTCCGCGAGCTGGAGAACACGATCGAGCGGGCGGTTATTCTTGCCGAAGGCAAGAAGATCTCGCCGGAACATCTGGCCATTCGTATTCGTCGCACCGACGAAATTCAGCTTCGGGAGGGCGCGGGGCTCAAGGAGATAGGGTCGCATGCCCAGGCACAGGCCGAGCGGGGAACCATCATTCGCGTTCTCAAGGAAGTGCGGGGCAACAAACGCAAGTGCGCCAAGGTCCTTAAGATCGACTATACCACGTTGTTCGATAAAATGAAGCGGTACGGTATAACGGACAAGGACCTCGCGTAA